In Paenibacillus kyungheensis, the following are encoded in one genomic region:
- the gpmI gene encoding 2,3-bisphosphoglycerate-independent phosphoglycerate mutase → MSAPKPVALIIMDGFGLRAEVEGNGVAQAKKPNYDRYLSEYPHTTLTACGEAVGLPEGQMGNSEVGHLNIGAGRIVYQDLTRISKSIRDGDFFQNEALVGAFTNAKTNGKKLHVFTLLSDGGVHSHIDHLFATLDMAKREDFHDVLIHVFLDGRDVSPDSGKRYMERLVAQIAEVGVGKIATVQGRYYAMDRDKRWERVEKAYRAIAFGEGPAFKDPENVISSSYQNSVFDEFVEPSVIVDSEEKPVGTVSDGDSIIFLNFRPDRAIQLSQAFTQEAFEGFDRGHAQPQNLYYVCLTTYSNTVSGTVAYGPKDLSNTLGEVLVQHGKKQLRIAETEKYPHVTFFFSGGRDVELEGETRILINSPKVATYDLQPEMSAREVADACIAEIEAERQDVIILNFANPDMVGHSGKLEPTIRAVETTDECVGRVVDAILAKGGVALITADHGNAETEIDELGRPQTAHTTNPVPFIVTDKNVTLREGGILGDIAPTILDFAQLPKPEEMTGTSIVNSRK, encoded by the coding sequence ATGTCAGCACCCAAACCAGTAGCACTAATCATTATGGACGGATTCGGTCTGCGCGCAGAAGTAGAAGGCAACGGCGTTGCTCAAGCGAAAAAACCGAATTATGATAGATATCTAAGCGAATACCCACACACTACACTAACTGCTTGCGGTGAAGCTGTAGGTCTGCCTGAAGGGCAAATGGGTAACTCGGAAGTAGGTCACTTGAACATCGGTGCAGGCCGTATCGTATATCAAGATTTGACTCGTATTTCCAAGTCGATTCGTGATGGAGACTTTTTCCAAAATGAAGCGTTGGTTGGCGCATTTACAAATGCAAAAACAAACGGCAAAAAATTGCATGTGTTCACCCTGTTATCCGATGGCGGTGTACATAGTCATATCGATCATTTATTCGCTACACTGGATATGGCTAAACGCGAAGACTTCCATGATGTATTGATTCATGTATTCTTGGATGGACGCGACGTATCACCAGATAGCGGTAAACGTTATATGGAACGATTGGTTGCTCAAATAGCAGAAGTGGGCGTAGGTAAAATTGCTACCGTTCAAGGTCGCTATTATGCAATGGATCGTGACAAACGCTGGGAACGTGTGGAAAAAGCTTACCGTGCTATCGCTTTTGGCGAAGGTCCGGCATTCAAAGATCCAGAAAACGTTATTTCTTCTTCTTACCAAAATTCAGTATTTGACGAATTCGTTGAACCATCTGTTATTGTGGATAGTGAAGAAAAACCAGTCGGTACAGTAAGTGATGGAGATTCAATCATCTTCTTGAACTTCCGTCCTGACCGTGCAATTCAATTATCTCAAGCTTTTACGCAAGAAGCATTTGAAGGATTCGATCGTGGACATGCACAACCGCAAAACCTGTACTATGTATGCTTAACCACATACAGCAATACAGTAAGTGGAACGGTAGCGTATGGCCCTAAAGATCTGAGCAACACGCTTGGTGAAGTCTTAGTACAGCATGGCAAAAAACAATTGCGTATTGCTGAGACTGAGAAATACCCGCACGTTACATTCTTTTTCAGTGGCGGTCGTGATGTAGAACTTGAAGGCGAGACTCGTATCTTGATTAACTCTCCTAAAGTCGCTACGTATGATCTACAACCGGAAATGAGTGCACGTGAAGTAGCAGATGCTTGTATTGCTGAGATTGAAGCAGAGCGTCAAGATGTTATCATTTTGAACTTTGCTAATCCTGATATGGTAGGTCACTCTGGTAAGCTAGAGCCTACAATCAGAGCGGTAGAAACAACAGATGAGTGTGTAGGTAGAGTCGTAGATGCGATTCTAGCTAAAGGTGGCGTAGCCCTAATTACTGCTGACCATGGTAATGCTGAGACAGAGATTGATGAATTGGGTCGTCCGCAGACGGCACATACAACAAACCCTGTACCATTTATCGTCACAGATAAAAATGTTACTTTGCGTGAAGGTGGTATCTTAGGTGATATCGCTCCAACCATTCTTGATTTTGCACAATTACCTAAACCGGAAGAAATGACAGGTACATCTATTGTCAACAGCCGTAAGTAA
- the eno gene encoding phosphopyruvate hydratase, which yields MTIISDVYAREVLDSRGNPTVEVEVYLESGALGRAIVPSGASTGAHEAVELRDEDKSRYLGKGVLKAVENVNEIIAPEIIGMDALDQLGIDKAMIKLDGTPNKAKLGANAILAVSMATARAAADALDLPLYVYLGGFNAKQLPVPMMNIINGGEHADNNVDVQEFMVLPVGAPSFKEALRTGAEIFHSLKSVLKAKGLSTSVGDEGGFAPNFTSNEEALTSIIEAIEKAGYKPGVDVFLGMDVASTEFYKNGKYELAGEGKSYTSAEFVDLMASWVDKYPIITIEDGCSEDDWEGWKLLTEKLGDKVQLVGDDLFVTNTERLGRGIEEGIGNSILVKVNQIGTLSETFDAIEMAKRAGYTAVISHRSGESEDSTIADIAVATNAGQIKTGAPSRTDRIAKYNQLLRIEDQLGDLAKYDGLKSFYNLTAHRGLTK from the coding sequence ATGACTATTATTTCTGATGTTTATGCACGCGAAGTTCTTGACTCCCGCGGTAACCCTACAGTTGAAGTTGAAGTATACTTGGAATCTGGCGCTTTGGGTCGCGCTATCGTTCCTTCTGGCGCATCTACTGGTGCTCATGAAGCTGTAGAACTTCGTGATGAAGACAAATCTCGTTACTTGGGTAAAGGCGTTCTTAAAGCAGTAGAGAACGTTAACGAAATCATCGCTCCAGAAATCATTGGTATGGATGCTTTGGATCAATTGGGTATCGATAAAGCAATGATCAAATTGGATGGTACTCCTAACAAAGCTAAATTGGGTGCTAACGCTATTCTTGCAGTATCTATGGCTACTGCTCGTGCAGCTGCTGATGCTCTTGACCTTCCATTGTATGTATACTTGGGCGGATTCAACGCAAAACAATTGCCAGTACCAATGATGAACATCATCAACGGTGGTGAGCACGCTGATAACAACGTTGACGTTCAAGAATTCATGGTATTGCCAGTTGGAGCTCCTAGCTTCAAAGAAGCTCTTCGTACAGGTGCTGAGATTTTCCACAGCCTTAAATCTGTATTGAAAGCTAAAGGACTTAGCACTTCTGTAGGTGACGAAGGTGGATTCGCTCCTAACTTCACATCTAACGAAGAAGCATTGACTTCTATTATCGAAGCAATCGAAAAAGCTGGTTACAAACCAGGTGTTGACGTATTCTTGGGTATGGACGTTGCTTCTACTGAGTTCTACAAAAACGGTAAATATGAACTTGCTGGCGAAGGTAAATCATACACTTCTGCTGAGTTCGTAGACTTGATGGCTTCATGGGTTGATAAATACCCAATCATTACAATCGAAGATGGTTGTTCTGAAGATGACTGGGAAGGTTGGAAATTGTTAACTGAGAAATTGGGAGACAAAGTTCAATTGGTTGGTGACGACTTGTTCGTAACAAACACTGAGCGTCTTGGTCGTGGTATTGAAGAAGGTATTGGTAACTCTATCCTTGTTAAAGTTAACCAAATCGGTACACTTTCTGAAACATTTGATGCGATCGAAATGGCTAAACGCGCTGGTTACACAGCTGTTATCTCTCACCGCTCTGGTGAATCCGAAGATAGCACAATCGCTGACATCGCTGTAGCGACAAATGCTGGACAAATCAAAACAGGTGCTCCTTCACGTACAGACCGTATTGCTAAATACAACCAATTGCTTCGCATCGAAGATCAATTGGGTGACCTTGCTAAATACGATGGTCTTAAATCTTTCTACAACTTGACTGCACACAGAGGCTTGACTAAATAA
- the secG gene encoding preprotein translocase subunit SecG, with product MLLTLKVLLMIFSVGLIVIVLLQKGKSAGLSGAISGGAEHLFGKTKARGMELVLERTTVGLAIGFFVLAILVAVFS from the coding sequence ATGTTATTGACTTTGAAAGTACTGCTTATGATTTTTTCCGTTGGGTTGATCGTTATTGTTCTACTTCAAAAAGGTAAAAGTGCTGGACTTTCTGGTGCCATCTCCGGCGGTGCGGAACATCTTTTTGGTAAAACCAAAGCGCGCGGAATGGAACTGGTGTTGGAACGTACAACAGTAGGTCTAGCTATTGGATTTTTTGTTTTAGCTATTCTTGTAGCGGTCTTTAGTTAA
- the rnr gene encoding ribonuclease R, with protein MITEQQVLDVIKSIDYKPMTYQELEQQLEIQAASDFKELVKILNELEHTGVIVQNKSHRYGLPEHMDLVRGRIQAHAKGFAFLIPEEKEHGDVYINANDMGTAMNGDIVFVKVTSRSTTGGRMEGEVVRVITRKNTRIVGVFQGLDTYGFIIPDDKRINRDIFVPKESFGGAVEGEKVVAEIVSYPEGRAAAEGRIVEVLGHKDDPGVDILSVIRKHQLPESFPDEIMDEAQAAPDSITDAEIVEQGRRDLRDKNIVTIDGEDAKDLDDAVNVERLDNGHYRLGVHIADVGYYVKEGSKLDIEAYNRGCSVYLVDRVIPMLPHRLSNGICSLHPQVDRLTLSCEMEFDEHMKVVKHEIFTSVIKTKERMTYTNVRKILEDEDPELLERYAPLVEDFKLMRELAMQLRDMRARRGAVDFDFDEAKIILDEKGRPIDIVKRERSVAEQIIEEFMLAANETVAEHFSTLQVPFLYRIHENPDQEKLQNFLAFASNFGHVIKGTGDHIHPRALQQLLQDIKGEKEETVISTMMLRSMKQAKYSADSSGHFGLAADYYSHFTSPIRRYPDLVIHRVIREVIENGGKLKPKRQDYLNSRMADIAQQSSERERVAVDAERDTDQLKKAEYMLDKVGEEFEGIISSVTSFGMFIELDNTVEGLIRLGMLTDDYYHFDDKQMILLGERTSKIYRIGDAITVRVARVNMEDHTIDFELKDMPKSNRPERADRGARPPRGDSDRRGGRGGDRGKNKAASKAAKFGKAAKAAKATKAPSTSVAPTTDTGSKKPGRRKRKSSAAASGQTTAVNVPTTQPRNLDSTTAVNAGEGKPKKAKGISTNAPKSSGKDNSRNFNFGSGKGGYNSPVESSKKRKGSPAPRRKKIEGPVFDPEAGNIQTSSAKVDTGKTGGEVKKSRPRKRKPKSTEQKPE; from the coding sequence ATGATTACTGAACAACAAGTATTAGATGTAATAAAGAGTATCGATTATAAACCAATGACTTATCAAGAGTTGGAGCAGCAGTTAGAGATTCAAGCAGCTTCTGATTTTAAAGAATTGGTCAAAATATTAAATGAACTTGAGCACACAGGAGTGATCGTGCAGAACAAGTCTCATCGTTATGGTCTACCTGAACATATGGATCTGGTTCGTGGACGTATTCAAGCCCATGCCAAAGGATTCGCCTTTCTGATTCCTGAGGAAAAAGAGCATGGCGATGTCTACATTAATGCCAATGATATGGGAACGGCAATGAACGGTGATATCGTGTTTGTGAAAGTCACTTCTCGCAGTACGACAGGTGGTCGTATGGAAGGCGAAGTGGTCCGCGTGATTACTCGCAAAAATACACGCATTGTTGGTGTATTTCAAGGACTCGATACGTACGGGTTTATTATCCCTGATGACAAGCGGATTAACCGCGATATTTTTGTGCCTAAAGAGTCATTCGGTGGCGCAGTTGAAGGGGAAAAAGTGGTGGCTGAAATCGTCAGCTATCCAGAAGGCAGAGCAGCAGCAGAAGGACGAATCGTTGAAGTGTTGGGTCATAAAGATGATCCAGGCGTAGACATTTTGTCTGTTATTCGCAAGCATCAATTACCAGAATCATTCCCTGATGAAATTATGGACGAAGCGCAAGCAGCTCCTGATTCTATTACAGATGCAGAGATCGTCGAACAAGGTAGACGTGATCTACGCGACAAAAATATCGTAACGATCGATGGTGAAGATGCCAAAGACTTGGATGATGCGGTCAATGTAGAGCGTCTAGACAACGGACATTACCGTCTAGGCGTTCATATTGCAGATGTAGGCTACTATGTCAAAGAGGGCTCTAAGCTCGATATTGAAGCCTACAACCGCGGATGTAGTGTGTATCTAGTGGATCGCGTCATTCCGATGCTACCTCATCGCTTGTCTAATGGTATCTGTAGTCTACATCCACAGGTAGATCGCCTTACCCTTTCATGCGAAATGGAATTCGATGAGCATATGAAAGTCGTGAAGCATGAAATCTTTACCAGTGTGATCAAAACCAAAGAGCGTATGACCTATACGAATGTACGCAAAATTTTGGAAGATGAAGATCCAGAATTGTTAGAACGTTATGCTCCGCTTGTCGAAGATTTCAAATTGATGCGTGAATTGGCGATGCAGTTACGTGATATGCGTGCTCGTCGTGGCGCAGTTGATTTTGATTTTGACGAAGCGAAGATTATTTTAGATGAAAAAGGTAGACCCATCGATATCGTGAAGCGTGAGCGTTCGGTAGCAGAACAGATTATCGAAGAGTTTATGCTAGCAGCGAATGAGACGGTAGCCGAGCATTTCAGTACGCTTCAAGTGCCTTTCTTGTATCGTATTCATGAGAATCCAGATCAAGAGAAATTGCAGAACTTCTTAGCATTCGCTTCGAACTTTGGTCATGTGATCAAAGGAACAGGCGATCATATTCATCCACGTGCATTGCAACAATTGTTGCAAGATATCAAAGGTGAAAAAGAAGAAACAGTGATCAGCACAATGATGCTTCGTTCGATGAAACAAGCAAAATACTCCGCAGACAGTTCAGGTCACTTTGGACTAGCTGCAGATTATTATAGTCACTTCACATCGCCGATTCGTCGTTATCCCGATCTGGTTATTCACCGCGTGATTCGTGAAGTGATCGAAAATGGTGGTAAGCTGAAGCCGAAGCGCCAGGATTACCTCAATTCTCGTATGGCAGATATTGCGCAACAATCTTCAGAACGTGAGCGTGTGGCTGTCGATGCAGAGCGTGATACCGATCAATTGAAAAAAGCAGAATACATGCTGGATAAAGTGGGCGAAGAGTTCGAAGGTATTATCAGCAGTGTGACAAGCTTCGGTATGTTTATCGAGCTGGATAATACAGTAGAAGGTCTGATCCGCTTAGGGATGCTGACTGACGATTATTATCATTTTGACGATAAACAAATGATCTTGCTTGGCGAACGTACTTCCAAAATCTATCGTATCGGTGATGCAATTACGGTACGTGTAGCCCGCGTGAATATGGAAGATCATACGATCGACTTTGAGCTCAAAGATATGCCGAAAAGCAATCGTCCTGAGCGTGCAGATCGTGGTGCTCGTCCTCCACGTGGAGATAGCGACCGTAGAGGTGGACGTGGCGGAGATCGTGGTAAAAACAAAGCAGCTAGTAAAGCGGCGAAATTCGGTAAAGCAGCGAAGGCTGCCAAAGCGACCAAAGCTCCTAGCACTTCAGTAGCGCCTACTACAGATACAGGCAGTAAAAAGCCAGGCAGACGCAAACGTAAATCATCTGCGGCAGCTTCCGGTCAGACGACTGCGGTAAATGTACCGACTACTCAACCACGCAACCTGGACAGTACGACAGCTGTCAATGCAGGTGAGGGTAAGCCTAAAAAAGCGAAAGGCATTTCGACCAATGCTCCGAAAAGTTCGGGTAAAGACAATTCTCGTAACTTTAACTTCGGTTCAGGAAAAGGTGGATATAACAGCCCTGTCGAAAGTAGCAAAAAGCGTAAAGGTAGCCCGGCACCAAGACGCAAAAAGATAGAAGGCCCTGTATTCGATCCAGAAGCAGGCAATATCCAAACGTCTTCAGCTAAAGTAGATACAGGTAAAACAGGTGGCGAAGTGAAAAAAAGTCGTCCACGCAAACGTAAACCAAAATCTACCGAGCAAAAACCTGAATAA
- the smpB gene encoding SsrA-binding protein SmpB, whose protein sequence is MAPKKGESKVLAQNKKASHDYFIEDTYEAGMVLTGTEIKSLRRARANIGDAFSTIRNGEVFLHNMHISPFEEGNRANPTDPTRTRKLLLHKGQISKLIGASKRDGYTIVPLKIYIRNGYAKLLIGLGKGKKQHDKRASAAKKDADRDIQRALRDNQKVSR, encoded by the coding sequence ATGGCACCTAAAAAGGGTGAAAGTAAAGTTCTTGCACAGAACAAAAAAGCATCACACGATTATTTTATCGAAGATACGTATGAAGCAGGAATGGTTTTAACCGGAACAGAGATCAAATCATTGCGCCGCGCAAGAGCGAATATTGGAGATGCGTTCTCGACGATTCGTAATGGCGAAGTATTTTTGCACAATATGCATATTAGCCCTTTTGAAGAAGGCAATCGTGCGAATCCAACCGATCCGACACGTACTCGTAAATTGCTATTGCATAAAGGTCAGATTAGCAAATTGATCGGTGCTTCTAAGCGAGACGGGTATACCATCGTTCCGCTCAAAATCTATATCCGCAACGGGTATGCCAAGCTGTTAATCGGTCTAGGAAAAGGTAAGAAACAGCATGATAAACGTGCGTCTGCTGCCAAAAAAGATGCAGATCGCGATATTCAACGCGCACTACGGGATAATCAGAAGGTTTCTCGTTAA
- a CDS encoding protein kinase family protein — translation MLVPGDNVNFDSTKKFKYLAPLGSGGTGDAHLFQDETTDMLFAFKKYSPKGTNNIDENYQRFIDEIKILFNISHNNIVRVFNYYLYTEAKTGYLQMEYVEGISILDFEPSFGKDWEDIFKEIIYTFEYLEQKKILHRDIRPSNIMIDKDERVKIIDFGFGKKLEIEENEGKSVRLNWPVTQLEGIYNHQSEIYFVGKLFQNVLRQKEIEKQFKFNYILDKMIKIDPSERYASFNDISQTISEGVISEISFSRQEKNAYRNFADALISHISYFNEQYELINDIDIILNKLGILIRNSSLETTIQDNSQLINCFVRANYNYNEKRDIDVVCVKDFYQLLARLDPYKQKIVIDNIQNRLIGINIFTINISDDDLPF, via the coding sequence ATGTTAGTACCTGGAGATAATGTGAATTTTGATAGTACAAAAAAATTTAAATATCTTGCTCCTTTAGGATCAGGAGGAACTGGTGATGCACATCTTTTTCAAGATGAGACAACTGACATGTTATTTGCTTTTAAAAAATATTCTCCTAAAGGTACAAATAATATAGATGAAAATTATCAAAGATTCATTGATGAAATAAAAATTTTATTTAATATATCACACAATAATATCGTTAGAGTTTTTAATTATTATTTATATACCGAAGCTAAAACAGGATATTTACAAATGGAATATGTTGAAGGAATATCGATCCTAGATTTTGAACCGAGTTTTGGAAAGGATTGGGAGGATATTTTCAAAGAAATTATATATACGTTTGAATATTTAGAACAAAAGAAAATACTTCATAGAGATATACGACCTTCAAATATAATGATAGATAAAGATGAACGTGTGAAGATTATAGATTTTGGTTTTGGAAAGAAGTTAGAGATTGAGGAAAATGAAGGTAAAAGTGTACGACTTAATTGGCCTGTAACACAGTTAGAAGGAATTTATAATCACCAATCAGAAATTTATTTTGTAGGTAAGCTTTTTCAGAATGTTCTTAGACAAAAAGAAATAGAAAAGCAATTTAAATTCAATTATATTCTAGATAAAATGATTAAAATTGATCCGAGCGAACGATACGCTTCGTTTAACGATATTTCTCAAACTATTTCTGAAGGAGTAATAAGTGAAATAAGCTTTTCCAGACAAGAGAAAAATGCTTATAGAAATTTTGCCGATGCTTTAATAAGTCATATCAGTTACTTTAATGAACAATATGAATTAATAAATGATATAGATATTATATTGAACAAGTTAGGTATACTTATTCGAAACAGTTCACTAGAAACTACTATACAGGATAATTCACAACTGATTAACTGTTTTGTCAGAGCAAACTATAATTATAACGAAAAACGTGATATAGATGTAGTTTGTGTTAAAGATTTTTATCAACTATTAGCACGTTTAGATCCTTACAAGCAAAAAATTGTAATTGATAATATACAAAATCGTTTGATTGGTATA